The following coding sequences lie in one Candidatus Annandia adelgestsuga genomic window:
- a CDS encoding mechanosensitive ion channel domain-containing protein: protein MIKKKIIFLINIIFIILILNILIDFKNYKINLIKFYNIYNIYYVDKKKYFSKIKTFDKKYNNKINYIELIKNSNFNLSIKNELFNTNKIEKKIIQQYIYNNKIKNYIKNNSIIINQLNKLIYNIINYKNRNNLDFLKIKIKKKINKLYYLNFVINKVFFIIYNIKKKKINLKQKIFFKNINKYKISKINKKDILYYQKKIKKKQFKLLLAGYNNLNLNFKLLKLQYKKINNYKFIINNYKYKCLFWKKDLFYINYNYLFNFYIYLIILLYPLKYICFLNIIFNNNIILLLFIIIFFILLKYLSQNNLFIINKLFTLFKINIILLFNTILNIFIFSILITLIWNFLCYIQYLYFNKKYFFIINFLKVLIIIYLILHIFYYIIKKNKYLIKKIKFSIFIFENKKKYYYLFFLRFFIPLFILFILIFFLKYFYFIKILNRFFLILICMYLNILIFNLKKNNIPLYLNKNLKENFIINQNLWNIILIIFILFIILIFYGYISTVQELLIKILISLLFWLTILIIFIILKNIIIKKYFYNINYKLNLIILINIFNFIKIKNNKKNKKKLNIKKNIIDTENNKNKIIKLIKFFLVILNLILIYFVWYKTYINLSFLNNIKLFHEIKNIKYINYKIFEPLKSELILLIIFIIIIIFQLINNISLLLEILLLRYLNLISSTQYNIINLTKKISFLLLFFIIITILRLKLIKLQWLFTALGVGLGFGLQEIFANFISGLIILFEKPIRIGDTITIKNFSGNIKSINTRSTTIIDLDHREIIIPNKFFIIEHFINWSLSDSITRLKINIFAPIKINSNKIIKILINSSKKCNFVLKKPKPKIFLINFQKGFQLFEMRVYTSKLKHRILLKHSLNMIILKYFKDNNINIPFPFLIIKNDNK, encoded by the coding sequence GTGATTAAAAAAAAAATAATATTTCTAATTAACATTATTTTTATTATATTAATTTTAAATATTTTAATTGATTTTAAAAATTATAAAATTAATTTAATTAAATTTTATAATATATATAACATATATTATGTAGATAAAAAAAAATATTTTAGTAAAATAAAAACATTTGATAAAAAATATAATAATAAAATAAATTATATTGAATTAATTAAAAATAGTAATTTTAATTTATCTATTAAAAATGAATTATTTAATACAAATAAAATAGAAAAAAAAATTATACAACAGTATATTTATAATAATAAAATTAAAAATTATATTAAAAATAATTCAATTATTATAAATCAATTAAATAAATTAATTTATAATATTATTAATTATAAAAATAGAAACAATTTAGATTTTTTAAAAATTAAAATTAAAAAAAAAATAAATAAATTATATTATTTAAATTTTGTGATAAATAAAGTTTTTTTTATTATATATAATATTAAAAAAAAAAAAATAAATTTAAAACAAAAAATATTTTTTAAAAATATTAATAAATATAAAATTTCTAAAATTAATAAAAAAGATATTTTATATTATCAAAAAAAAATAAAAAAAAAACAATTTAAATTGCTATTAGCTGGTTATAATAATTTAAATTTAAATTTCAAATTATTAAAATTACAATATAAAAAAATAAATAATTACAAATTTATAATAAATAATTATAAATATAAATGTTTGTTTTGGAAAAAAGATTTATTTTATATTAATTATAATTATTTATTTAATTTTTATATTTATTTAATTATTTTATTATATCCATTAAAATATATATGTTTTTTAAATATTATATTTAATAATAACATAATATTATTATTATTTATTATTATTTTTTTTATATTATTAAAATATTTAAGTCAAAATAATTTATTTATAATAAATAAATTATTTACATTATTTAAAATTAATATAATTTTATTATTTAATACTATTTTAAATATTTTCATTTTTTCTATATTAATAACATTAATATGGAATTTTTTATGTTATATTCAATATTTATATTTTAATAAAAAATATTTTTTTATTATTAATTTTTTAAAAGTTTTAATTATAATTTATTTAATATTACATATTTTTTATTATATAATAAAAAAAAATAAATATTTAATAAAAAAAATTAAATTTTCAATTTTTATTTTTGAAAATAAAAAAAAATATTATTATTTATTTTTTTTAAGATTTTTTATTCCTTTATTTATTTTATTTATATTAATTTTTTTTTTAAAATATTTTTATTTTATTAAAATTTTAAATAGATTTTTTTTAATTTTAATTTGTATGTATTTAAATATATTAATATTTAATTTAAAAAAAAATAATATACCATTATATTTAAATAAAAATTTAAAAGAAAATTTTATAATTAATCAAAATTTATGGAATATAATATTAATTATATTTATATTATTTATAATATTAATATTTTATGGTTATATATCTACTGTACAAGAATTATTAATAAAAATATTAATATCATTATTATTTTGGTTAACAATTTTAATTATATTTATAATTTTAAAAAATATAATAATTAAAAAATATTTTTATAATATTAATTATAAATTGAATTTAATTATTTTAATAAATATATTTAATTTTATAAAAATTAAAAATAATAAAAAAAATAAAAAAAAATTAAATATAAAAAAAAATATTATTGATACAGAAAATAATAAAAATAAAATAATAAAATTAATTAAATTTTTTTTAGTTATTTTAAATTTAATTTTAATATATTTTGTTTGGTATAAAACATATATTAATTTAAGTTTTTTAAATAATATAAAATTATTTCATGAAATTAAAAATATAAAATATATAAATTATAAAATATTTGAACCATTAAAATCAGAATTAATATTATTAATAATATTTATTATAATTATTATATTTCAATTAATTAATAACATTTCTTTATTATTAGAAATATTATTATTAAGATATTTAAATTTAATTTCTAGTACACAATATAATATTATAAATTTAACTAAAAAAATTTCATTTTTACTTTTATTTTTTATTATTATTACAATATTAAGATTAAAATTAATAAAATTACAATGGTTATTTACCGCTTTAGGAGTTGGATTAGGTTTTGGTTTACAAGAAATATTTGCAAATTTTATTTCTGGTTTAATTATATTATTTGAAAAACCAATACGTATTGGAGATACTATAACTATTAAAAATTTTTCTGGTAATATAAAAAGTATTAATACAAGATCAACAACTATTATAGATTTAGATCATAGAGAAATTATTATTCCAAATAAATTTTTTATAATTGAACATTTTATTAATTGGTCTTTATCAGATTCTATAACAAGATTAAAAATAAATATTTTTGCACCAATTAAAATAAATAGTAATAAAATAATTAAAATTTTAATAAATTCTTCTAAAAAATGCAATTTTGTTTTAAAAAAACCTAAACCAAAAATTTTTTTAATAAATTTTCAAAAAGGTTTTCAATTATTTGAAATGAGAGTTTATACATCTAAATTAAAACATAGAATATTATTAAAACATTCATTAAATATGATAATTTTAAAATATTTTAAAGATAATAACATTAACATACCTTTTCCTTTTTTAATAATTAAAAATGATAATAAATAA
- the rsmA gene encoding 16S rRNA (adenine(1518)-N(6)/adenine(1519)-N(6))-dimethyltransferase RsmA gives MIYIIKKKYKFYIKKKLGQHFLFNKKIINKIIKYLNFNFNDLVLEIGPGLGSLTFNIVKKINKLYAIEIDKNIVNFLNNNYIIRKKVILITQNAIYLNLKKLFLKNNQNLFKIIGNLPYNVSTKIILNLVINYIYNIKNMYFMIQKELAERIMAKNNTKKYGRLSIIMQYYCKIYKLMEILPKNFKPIPKVNSYFIKLVPHKIIFLNILNINMIKYITNKSFNNRRKILNNNIKFLFNNKELLNLNINLNSRAENISVKKYYKLSNLLFYKNKYNI, from the coding sequence ATGATATATATAATTAAAAAAAAATATAAATTTTATATTAAAAAAAAATTAGGTCAACATTTTTTATTTAATAAAAAAATTATAAATAAAATTATTAAATATTTAAATTTTAATTTTAATGATTTAGTATTGGAAATTGGACCAGGTTTAGGTTCATTAACTTTTAACATTGTTAAAAAAATTAATAAATTATATGCTATAGAAATTGATAAAAATATAGTTAATTTTTTAAATAATAATTATATTATAAGAAAAAAAGTTATTTTAATTACACAAAATGCTATTTATTTAAATTTAAAAAAATTGTTTTTAAAAAATAATCAAAATTTATTTAAAATTATAGGTAATTTACCTTATAATGTTTCAACTAAAATAATATTAAATTTAGTTATAAATTATATTTATAATATTAAAAATATGTATTTTATGATTCAAAAAGAATTAGCGGAACGTATAATGGCAAAAAATAACACAAAAAAATATGGAAGATTAAGTATTATAATGCAATATTATTGTAAAATTTATAAGTTAATGGAAATATTACCTAAAAATTTTAAACCTATACCTAAAGTTAATTCATATTTTATTAAATTAGTACCACATAAGATTATATTTTTAAATATATTAAATATTAATATGATAAAATATATTACAAATAAATCATTTAATAATAGAAGAAAAATTTTAAATAATAATATAAAATTTTTATTTAATAATAAAGAATTATTAAATTTAAATATTAATTTAAATTCAAGAGCAGAAAATATTTCTGTAAAAAAATATTATAAATTAAGTAATCTTTTATTTTATAAAAATAAATATAATATATAA
- a CDS encoding DedA family protein, protein MEKFINYLELKSIYFILIAIFIVSFFESLALTGLFLPGTILMIGLGTFIGNHKVSLYDAWFVGIIGCLLGDWISYFIGLKLKKKYIKKINFLNITSIIDKIEYTLNHYSVITIFIGKFIGPIRPLIPILSGILKVPLKKFFYPNLFGCVLWPLLYFIPGILAKSVSNIPDGDKGNFKLLFFFLIFLIWCEFFLFWKLFNNSKYNWINKILSKRNIMILILTFLIFIIINIIFLQLNSQTTVLKKLLIEIFENFN, encoded by the coding sequence ATGGAAAAATTTATTAATTATTTAGAATTAAAGTCTATATATTTTATATTAATTGCTATATTTATAGTTTCATTTTTTGAATCATTAGCTTTAACAGGATTATTTTTACCTGGTACAATATTAATGATTGGATTAGGAACTTTTATAGGTAATCATAAAGTTTCATTATATGATGCTTGGTTTGTAGGAATAATAGGTTGTTTATTAGGAGATTGGATTTCTTATTTTATTGGTTTAAAATTAAAAAAAAAATATATAAAAAAAATAAATTTTTTAAATATTACATCCATAATAGATAAAATTGAATATACTTTAAATCATTATAGTGTAATAACTATCTTTATAGGTAAATTTATAGGTCCTATAAGACCTTTAATACCAATTTTATCAGGAATTTTAAAAGTACCTTTAAAAAAATTTTTTTATCCCAATCTATTTGGGTGTGTTTTATGGCCATTATTATATTTTATACCTGGTATATTAGCAAAAAGTGTATCAAATATACCAGATGGAGATAAAGGAAATTTCAAATTATTATTTTTTTTTTTAATATTTTTAATATGGTGTGAATTTTTTCTTTTTTGGAAATTATTTAATAATAGTAAATATAATTGGATTAATAAAATTTTATCAAAAAGAAATATAATGATATTAATATTAACATTTTTAATATTTATAATTATAAATATTATTTTTTTACAATTAAATTCACAAACAACTGTTTTAAAAAAATTATTAATTGAAATATTTGAAAATTTTAATTAA
- the leuD gene encoding 3-isopropylmalate dehydratase small subunit codes for MKKLLKHKGIVLPLDISNVDTDVIIPKQFLQIVNRNGLGKYLFYNWRFLKDDINKLNYNFVINKIEFKNSSILLTRNNFGCGSSREHAVWSLLDFGFKVIISTSFADIFYNNALNNHLIPIVLKEKIIKKLFVLVYKNPGIKFTINLQKCLIIINKFNLKYSFSINKFQLYNLINKLDHINLTMKYEKKIKDYENKQLKYIF; via the coding sequence ATGAAAAAATTATTAAAACATAAAGGAATAGTATTACCATTAGATATATCTAATGTAGATACAGATGTTATTATTCCTAAACAATTTTTACAAATAGTAAATAGAAATGGTCTTGGAAAATATTTATTTTATAATTGGAGATTTTTAAAAGATGATATTAATAAATTAAATTATAATTTTGTTATTAATAAAATTGAATTTAAAAATTCTAGTATATTATTAACTAGAAATAATTTTGGTTGTGGATCATCACGTGAACATGCTGTTTGGTCTTTATTAGATTTTGGTTTTAAAGTAATTATTTCTACAAGTTTTGCTGATATATTTTATAATAATGCTTTAAATAATCATTTAATACCTATTGTTTTAAAAGAAAAAATTATAAAAAAATTATTTGTTTTAGTTTATAAAAACCCTGGAATTAAATTTACTATTAATTTACAAAAATGTTTAATTATTATAAATAAATTTAATTTAAAATATAGTTTTAGTATTAATAAATTTCAACTTTATAATTTAATTAATAAACTTGATCATATTAATTTAACTATGAAATATGAAAAAAAAATAAAAGATTATGAAAATAAACAATTAAAATATATATTTTAA
- the leuC gene encoding 3-isopropylmalate dehydratase large subunit produces MSKTLYEKIYEKHIIQKISNEDNLLYIDRHLIHEVTSPQAFDGLRIKNRTVRCPFKTFATMDHNVSTKNKDIESSGKLASIQMKTLIKNCKDFKITLYDLNHPLQGIVHVVGPEQGITLPGTTIVCGDSHTATHGAFGSLAFGIGTSEVEHVLATQTLKQNKFKNMKIEIFGKLNYYISAKDIALYIIGKIGHDGGTGYIIEFCGSVVNNLSMESRMTLCNMSIEMGAKAGLISPDNITFNYLKNKKFSPKGKYWDKAVNYWKTLKSDIKSNFDKIFKFDITNITPQITWGTNPGHVIGINQNIPNPESYKNDMEKISAQNALYYMGLTPGTNLKKVKIDKIFIGSCTNSRIEDLRSAAKIIKGKKISKNIKQAIVVPGSNPVKIQAEKENLHKIFIDSGFEWRLPGCSMCLAMNDDKLNPGERCASTSNRNFEGRQGRNSRTHLLSPLMAAASAIKGYFSDVRDFF; encoded by the coding sequence ATGAGCAAGACATTATATGAAAAAATATATGAAAAACATATAATACAAAAAATTTCAAATGAAGATAATTTATTATATATTGATAGGCATTTAATACATGAAGTTACATCTCCTCAAGCTTTTGATGGTTTAAGAATAAAAAATAGAACAGTTCGTTGTCCATTTAAAACATTTGCAACTATGGATCATAATGTTTCTACTAAAAATAAAGATATAGAATCTTCAGGTAAATTAGCTAGTATTCAAATGAAAACATTGATAAAAAATTGTAAAGATTTTAAAATTACTTTATATGATTTAAATCATCCATTACAAGGTATTGTACATGTTGTAGGTCCAGAACAAGGAATTACTTTACCTGGAACTACTATAGTATGTGGTGATTCACATACTGCTACTCATGGTGCTTTTGGTTCTTTAGCTTTTGGTATTGGAACTTCAGAAGTTGAACATGTATTAGCAACTCAAACTTTAAAACAAAATAAATTTAAAAATATGAAAATTGAAATATTTGGTAAATTAAATTATTATATTTCAGCTAAAGATATAGCTTTATATATTATTGGTAAAATTGGTCATGATGGAGGTACTGGATATATAATAGAATTTTGTGGTTCTGTAGTTAATAATTTAAGTATGGAAAGTAGAATGACTTTATGTAATATGTCTATTGAAATGGGAGCAAAAGCTGGATTAATTTCACCTGATAATATAACATTTAATTATTTAAAAAATAAAAAATTTTCACCAAAAGGAAAATATTGGGATAAAGCAGTAAATTATTGGAAAACTTTAAAATCTGATATAAAAAGTAATTTTGATAAAATATTTAAATTTGATATAACTAATATAACACCTCAAATTACTTGGGGAACTAATCCAGGTCATGTAATTGGTATTAACCAAAATATACCTAATCCAGAATCATATAAAAATGATATGGAAAAAATTTCTGCACAAAATGCTTTATATTATATGGGATTAACACCAGGTACTAATTTAAAAAAAGTTAAAATAGATAAAATTTTTATAGGTTCATGTACAAATTCTAGAATAGAAGATTTAAGATCTGCTGCAAAAATTATTAAAGGTAAAAAAATTTCAAAAAATATAAAACAAGCTATTGTTGTACCAGGTTCAAATCCAGTAAAAATTCAAGCTGAAAAAGAAAATTTACATAAAATATTTATTGATTCAGGTTTTGAATGGAGATTACCAGGTTGTTCAATGTGTTTAGCTATGAATGATGATAAACTTAATCCTGGAGAAAGATGTGCTTCTACTAGTAATAGAAATTTTGAAGGAAGACAAGGAAGAAATAGTAGAACTCATTTATTAAGTCCATTAATGGCAGCCGCTTCAGCAATAAAAGGTTATTTTTCTGATGTTAGAGATTTTTTTTAA
- the leuA gene encoding 2-isopropylmalate synthase produces the protein MNNKIIILDTTLRDGEQSLKSSLNVQNKLEIAFSLERMGIDIIEAGFPISSPGEFESVKNISKNIKNSKVCALARCLEKDIDAAYESLKFSNYYRIHIFIATSPIHIKTKLKSKLSDIISLSVKMVKYAKKYTDDIEFSCEDGGRTPINDLCYIVESVIKAGANTINIPDTVGYTLPNEYSNIINKLLNNVINIDKAIISVHTHNDLGMATGNAISAIQAGARQIEGTINGLGERAGNCALEEIIMAIHTRKKILNLSTNINHNEIYYTSKIISKICNINIPINKPIVGSNVFSHSSGIHQDGVLKNKKNYEIMTPKFIGLNKSKLNLTSRSGRAAVNYRMKKMGYNKNDYNINKLYCLFLKFADKKGQVFDYDLEHLAFLNKNKMSNYFILKYFNVISISKIKSTAFIKILCGNKLKSDISIGYGPIDALYKTIKKITLLNIKIIKYKIKNQIINKKNLKKVNIVINYNNKKFYGMGLNNNILKSSIKAIINIINSIWLSKKVKKLKFK, from the coding sequence TTGAATAATAAAATTATTATTCTTGATACTACTTTAAGAGACGGTGAACAATCATTAAAATCTAGTTTAAATGTACAAAATAAATTAGAAATTGCTTTTTCATTAGAACGTATGGGTATTGATATTATCGAAGCTGGTTTTCCTATATCATCTCCAGGAGAATTTGAATCAGTAAAAAATATATCAAAAAATATAAAAAATAGTAAAGTTTGTGCTTTAGCAAGATGTTTAGAAAAAGATATAGATGCTGCTTATGAATCTTTAAAATTTTCTAATTATTATAGAATACATATTTTTATAGCTACTTCCCCTATACATATAAAAACTAAATTAAAAAGTAAACTTTCAGATATTATATCACTATCTGTTAAAATGGTTAAATATGCAAAAAAATATACTGATGATATAGAATTTTCTTGTGAAGATGGAGGTAGAACTCCAATTAACGATTTATGTTACATAGTAGAATCAGTTATAAAAGCTGGTGCTAACACAATTAATATTCCAGATACAGTAGGTTATACTTTACCTAATGAATACAGTAATATTATAAATAAATTATTAAATAATGTTATAAATATTGACAAAGCAATTATATCTGTACATACTCATAACGATTTAGGAATGGCAACAGGTAATGCTATTTCCGCAATACAAGCAGGAGCTAGACAAATAGAAGGTACAATTAATGGTTTAGGAGAAAGAGCAGGAAATTGTGCTTTAGAAGAAATAATAATGGCTATACATACAAGAAAAAAAATATTAAATTTATCTACAAATATAAATCATAATGAAATATACTATACTAGTAAAATTATAAGTAAAATATGTAATATAAATATACCTATAAATAAACCAATAGTTGGTTCTAATGTTTTTTCTCATTCTTCAGGTATACATCAAGATGGAGTATTAAAAAATAAGAAAAATTATGAGATCATGACTCCTAAATTTATTGGGTTAAATAAATCAAAGTTAAATTTAACTTCAAGATCAGGAAGAGCTGCAGTTAATTATAGAATGAAAAAAATGGGATATAATAAAAATGATTATAATATAAATAAATTATATTGTTTATTTTTAAAATTTGCAGATAAAAAAGGTCAAGTATTTGATTATGATTTAGAACATTTAGCTTTTTTAAATAAAAATAAAATGTCAAATTATTTTATTTTAAAATATTTTAATGTAATTTCAATTTCAAAAATTAAATCTACAGCATTTATAAAAATTTTATGTGGAAATAAATTAAAATCTGATATATCTATAGGTTATGGTCCAATAGACGCTTTATATAAAACTATAAAAAAAATAACTTTATTAAATATTAAAATAATAAAATATAAAATAAAAAATCAAATTATTAATAAGAAAAATTTAAAAAAAGTAAATATTGTAATAAATTATAATAATAAAAAATTTTATGGTATGGGTTTAAATAATAATATTTTAAAATCTTCTATCAAAGCTATTATAAATATAATTAACAGTATTTGGCTTTCTAAAAAAGTCAAAAAACTAAAGTTTAAATGA
- the leuB gene encoding 3-isopropylmalate dehydrogenase encodes MFKKYKIAILPGDGIGPEVIKQVYKIIYIINKIFNLNIITKEYKIGGIAIDNIDNSLPLNTLLGCLNSNAILLGSVGGNKWNNLPLKNKPEIKSLLFLRKYFKLFNNLRPSKLYSGLEDLCPLKKEIYIKGLNILCVRELISGIYFGKPKGNNGYKKLEYSFDTEIYYKFEIEKIAHIAFKKALERKCKLTLVDKSNVLESSMLWKKTVSDISKLYPKVNFNHMYIDNITMQLIKNPSQFDVILCSNLFGDIISDECAMISGSIGMLPSASLNDNNFGIYEPAGGSAPDIAGKNISNPIAQILSFSMLLRYSFNLIKESNIIENSINNILKFGYKTKDLKLNSEKFINTSEMGSLISCFIIKEKLNEQDII; translated from the coding sequence ATGTTTAAAAAATATAAAATAGCTATTTTACCAGGAGATGGTATTGGTCCGGAAGTTATAAAACAAGTTTATAAAATTATATATATAATAAATAAAATATTTAATTTAAATATAATTACTAAAGAATATAAAATTGGTGGTATAGCTATTGATAATATAGATAATTCATTACCATTAAATACATTATTAGGATGTTTAAATTCTAATGCAATTTTATTAGGTTCTGTAGGAGGAAATAAATGGAATAATTTACCTTTAAAAAATAAACCAGAAATTAAATCTTTATTATTTTTACGTAAATATTTTAAACTTTTTAACAATTTAAGACCATCAAAATTATATTCTGGTTTAGAAGATTTATGTCCTTTAAAAAAAGAAATTTATATTAAAGGTTTAAATATATTATGTGTAAGAGAATTAATTAGTGGTATTTATTTTGGAAAACCTAAAGGAAATAATGGTTATAAAAAATTAGAATATTCTTTTGATACTGAAATATATTATAAATTTGAAATTGAAAAAATTGCACATATTGCTTTTAAAAAAGCTTTAGAAAGAAAATGTAAATTAACTTTAGTTGATAAATCTAATGTTTTGGAATCTTCTATGTTATGGAAAAAAACTGTTAGTGATATATCAAAATTATATCCTAAAGTTAATTTTAATCATATGTATATAGATAATATTACTATGCAATTAATAAAAAACCCTTCACAATTTGATGTTATACTTTGTTCAAATTTATTTGGTGATATAATTTCAGACGAATGTGCTATGATTTCTGGTTCTATTGGTATGTTACCTTCAGCAAGTTTAAATGATAATAATTTCGGTATATATGAACCAGCTGGTGGTTCTGCTCCAGATATTGCAGGTAAAAATATATCTAACCCTATAGCACAAATTTTATCATTTTCAATGTTATTAAGATATAGTTTTAATTTAATAAAAGAATCTAATATAATAGAAAATTCTATAAACAATATTCTTAAATTTGGATATAAAACTAAAGATTTAAAATTAAACAGTGAAAAATTTATTAATACTAGTGAGATGGGTTCTTTAATTTCTTGCTTTATAATTAAGGAAAAATTAAATGAGCAAGACATTATATGA